One window from the genome of Thiohalobacter sp. encodes:
- the prsT gene encoding XrtA/PEP-CTERM system TPR-repeat protein PrsT, translating into MKAIDLRVSLLVLALAAQPALGKDFVAEARAHLARGDTAAAVIELKNALQDRPRDVEARLLLGETYLKQGDGRAAAKELSRARDLGAPEARWRVPLVRAWLLAGEPQRALDAAGGEEPPLPWGPTLVALRGQALLMLGKVEEAEQQLARAVEREPDNVDARLAYGRLVFARGQFGQAKRYAEKALEGDPQRAEAWLLIGEAERNQGNLDAAAEAFTRALKVQPGHTGALLARAAVNLLRNDLDAAEADVRASRTAAGFTLMGTHLRAVIALRRGKLERARELADKVLAANPQFMPARLLAGMVAFNQGQPETAQKHLSTYLAAVPGDAQAIKLLAATYLQLGQPAEAVNVLQGVPGGGGDDAGIQALLGMAQLRLGHYEEATQHLEAAARLDPENRGLKQQLALGLLGSGQTEAAASLLEKTVDLAGDPTDTAVLLVLTRLKEKQYPQALEAARALRERQPDSPVAEDLLAGVQAIMGDSEAARAGWQAALKKDPDYAPAYLKLARLAATQGRLDEAERHLRALLERNPKHAEAMMELAQVAERRGDREGRGRWLEKARQADPDSIAAAVMLARHHLVSGEPLKALDVAQAAEKSHPKNPAVLEVLGQARLAAGETASAVNVFRQLVALQPDNPRAHFLLGQALYRDGGLARARPAWKKALEVAPGYPDALGALAEAALAEKDLEAAKRYIDQLKSAHPDEPAGYYLEGDALTLAGDHAAAAAAFAEALKRGGGAVVARRHYQALRAAGDAEQAERALTDWLKTHPDDAGSWALLGMGRQEDGRPAEAIDAYERAVAAGPVGIVVRNNLAWLYQEAGQSAKALALAEAMAPEAERHPEVLDTVGWIYLRNGRAEEAVTLLRKAVARAPHLPVIRVHLAEALIASGRGDDARRELQNALQRGDFPGRARAESLLESL; encoded by the coding sequence ATGAAGGCCATCGATCTGCGCGTTTCGCTGCTGGTGCTCGCACTGGCCGCACAGCCGGCACTGGGCAAGGACTTCGTGGCCGAGGCCCGGGCCCATCTCGCTCGCGGGGATACCGCCGCAGCGGTCATCGAGCTCAAGAACGCCCTGCAGGACAGGCCCCGCGACGTCGAGGCCCGGCTGCTGCTGGGCGAGACCTATCTCAAGCAGGGCGACGGCAGGGCGGCAGCCAAGGAGCTGTCGCGTGCCCGGGATCTGGGCGCGCCCGAGGCGCGCTGGCGGGTGCCCCTGGTGCGGGCCTGGCTGCTGGCCGGGGAACCGCAGCGCGCGCTCGATGCCGCCGGCGGCGAGGAACCGCCCCTGCCCTGGGGCCCGACCCTGGTCGCCCTGCGCGGCCAGGCCCTGCTGATGCTCGGCAAGGTCGAGGAGGCCGAGCAACAGCTCGCCCGTGCCGTGGAACGGGAACCGGACAATGTCGATGCCCGGCTCGCCTACGGGCGGCTGGTGTTCGCCCGCGGCCAGTTCGGGCAGGCAAAACGCTATGCCGAGAAGGCGCTGGAAGGCGACCCCCAACGGGCCGAGGCCTGGCTGCTGATCGGCGAGGCGGAGCGCAACCAGGGTAACCTGGATGCCGCGGCGGAGGCCTTCACCCGCGCGCTGAAGGTACAACCCGGCCACACGGGCGCGCTGCTGGCACGTGCCGCGGTCAACCTGCTGCGCAACGACCTCGATGCCGCCGAGGCCGACGTCCGGGCCAGCCGCACGGCCGCCGGTTTCACCCTGATGGGCACGCATCTCAGGGCCGTGATCGCGCTGCGCCGGGGCAAGCTGGAACGGGCCCGCGAGCTGGCCGACAAGGTGCTGGCGGCCAATCCCCAGTTCATGCCCGCGCGGCTGCTTGCTGGCATGGTGGCCTTCAACCAGGGTCAGCCCGAGACGGCGCAGAAGCATCTGTCCACCTACCTGGCGGCCGTTCCGGGCGATGCCCAGGCCATCAAGCTGCTGGCCGCCACCTACCTGCAGCTCGGCCAGCCCGCGGAGGCGGTGAACGTGCTTCAGGGTGTGCCCGGGGGCGGCGGCGACGATGCCGGCATCCAGGCCCTGCTGGGCATGGCCCAGCTGCGGCTCGGTCACTACGAGGAGGCCACGCAGCACCTGGAAGCCGCCGCCCGCCTGGATCCCGAGAATCGCGGCCTCAAACAGCAGCTCGCCCTCGGCCTGCTCGGCTCGGGGCAGACCGAGGCTGCCGCCAGCCTGCTGGAAAAGACAGTCGACCTGGCCGGGGATCCCACCGATACCGCGGTGCTGCTGGTGCTCACCCGGCTGAAGGAAAAGCAGTATCCGCAGGCGCTGGAGGCCGCGCGCGCCCTGCGCGAGCGCCAGCCCGACAGCCCGGTGGCCGAGGATCTGCTCGCCGGCGTGCAGGCCATCATGGGTGACAGCGAGGCCGCCCGCGCCGGCTGGCAGGCGGCGCTGAAGAAGGATCCGGACTATGCCCCGGCCTATCTCAAGCTGGCGCGGCTGGCCGCCACCCAGGGCCGCCTGGACGAGGCCGAGCGCCATCTGCGCGCGCTGCTCGAGCGCAATCCGAAACATGCCGAGGCCATGATGGAACTGGCACAGGTCGCCGAGCGGCGCGGCGACCGTGAAGGGCGCGGGCGCTGGCTGGAAAAGGCCCGGCAGGCCGACCCGGATTCGATTGCGGCGGCGGTCATGCTCGCCCGCCATCATCTGGTCAGCGGCGAGCCGCTCAAGGCACTCGACGTCGCCCAGGCCGCCGAGAAGAGCCATCCGAAGAATCCGGCGGTGCTGGAAGTGCTGGGTCAGGCCCGTCTGGCAGCGGGGGAGACGGCCAGTGCCGTCAACGTCTTCCGGCAGCTGGTGGCCCTGCAGCCCGACAACCCCCGCGCCCACTTCCTGCTTGGTCAGGCGCTGTACCGCGATGGCGGCCTGGCGCGGGCACGCCCCGCCTGGAAGAAGGCGCTGGAGGTCGCGCCCGGCTATCCGGATGCCCTCGGCGCCCTGGCCGAAGCGGCGCTGGCCGAGAAGGATCTGGAGGCCGCGAAGCGCTACATCGACCAGCTCAAGTCCGCCCATCCGGACGAGCCCGCCGGCTATTACCTGGAGGGCGATGCCCTCACACTGGCCGGCGACCATGCCGCTGCCGCGGCGGCCTTCGCCGAGGCGCTGAAACGGGGCGGCGGGGCGGTGGTGGCGCGGCGCCACTACCAGGCCCTGCGCGCGGCCGGCGATGCCGAGCAGGCCGAGCGGGCGCTCACCGACTGGCTGAAGACCCATCCCGACGACGCCGGATCCTGGGCCCTGCTGGGCATGGGCCGCCAGGAGGATGGTCGTCCTGCCGAAGCCATAGACGCCTACGAAAGGGCGGTGGCCGCCGGGCCGGTGGGGATCGTGGTGCGCAACAATCTGGCCTGGCTGTACCAGGAGGCCGGCCAGTCGGCGAAGGCGCTGGCCCTGGCCGAGGCGATGGCGCCCGAAGCCGAGCGTCATCCCGAGGTACTGGATACCGTGGGCTGGATCTATCTCCGGAACGGCCGCGCCGAGGAGGCCGTTACCCTGCTGCGCAAGGCCGTGGCGCGCGCGCCGCACCTGCCGGTGATTCGCGTGCATCTCGCCGAGGCGCTGATCGCCAGCGGCCGTGGCGACGATGCCCGGCGCGAGCTGCAGAATGCCCTCCAGCGTGGTGATTTCCCCGGGCGCGCGCGGGCCGAGTCGCTGCTCGAGTCGCTCTAG